From a single Myxocyprinus asiaticus isolate MX2 ecotype Aquarium Trade chromosome 33, UBuf_Myxa_2, whole genome shotgun sequence genomic region:
- the LOC127424225 gene encoding pre-rRNA-processing protein TSR2 homolog: MAPLTSSTRELFIAAIRAVLETWPVLQIAVDNGFGGAYSQQKAEWMVDALQQYFNDNDDLQQDEVEDFISELMNNEFDTVVDDGSLPQVAQKVCLMYQQCQQGELAEVREQISLLAQKKSAGRAKVTPADDDEEESENEEAMECDGAGEGPSVNSTAVMEKPPPQATSNEEEDDGWTVVRKKK, from the exons ATGGCGCCGCTCACATCTTCAACACGTGAATTGTTCATTGCGGCAATTCGAGCTGTTTTGGAAACCTGGCCTGTGCTGCAA ATTGCGGTCGATAATGGTTTTGGTGGCGCATATAGTCAGCAGAAAGCGGAATGGATGGTGGACGCGCTACAGCAGTATTTCAACGACAACG ATGACCTACAGCAGGATGAAGTGGAGGATTTCATCTCAGAATTGATGAATAATGAATTTGACACGGTGGTGGATGATGGCAGCCTGCCTCAG GTGGCACAGAAGGTGTGTTTGATGTACCAGCAGTGTCAGCAGGGTGAACTGGCAGAGGTCAGAGAGCAAATCAGTCTGCTGGCACAGAAAAAGAGCGCTGGAAGGGCAAAGGTCACACCTGCagatgatgatgaggaggagagTGAAAATGAAGAG GCAATGGAGTGTGATGGAGCTGGCGAGGGACCGTCAGTCAACAGTACAGCAGTAATGGAGAAACCACCACCTCAGGCCACAAGTAATGAGGAAGAGGATGATGGCTGGACTGTTGTGCGCAAGAAAAAGTGA